tcagtcttagttttgacatatgttggaaaggcggggagtgcgggggtcaagAGAGACgatttctttaagggagccattctcagaaaaatctgaaaaaagttatGAAACGGTGTTCAGACCTCTAAATACTCTTCACACTGATAACTTCTGTAAAATTAAGCTAATAGTAGTATACTatgtttttgaggaaattgactagaaaccgcccttaagtttatcctagagtcgcAAAAAATATAGATGATAGTAGGAAGCGGTTGGATTCATTGTCAAGTCGTAAGACGTCTCAAGAAGATTAACTAATTTTCGTCCCTTTCACCTGTTGGAATTCAGATACAGAtagttaaaaattgaaaagttttccataccattcaaatattatttttgtttattttatatgatttttataaaatatgctCGTAAATACGAACACTAGCCATATCTACATAGTGATATAAAGCGCAATCAACAACCACAAACAATttaattatattaataataataatagttttctAGGCCTACTATTAAACAATCACTTGGAATAAAActacaataataatattaatcccTAAATATTGTACAAAATGAGACAATGGAACTACAGCAGAACAAACCCCATCGTTCAGTACAGGTACGCGTGTGACTTAGGCACTGCAGGCATTCAGCGCCTGTTTATCCTTCAACTTACACACTAAGTCCTTATTACAACTATTGTTACTATCGGCGCAAGGTTGCTTCACCTGTAGCTTATCCttgccattattattattgttattattgagATCATCTTCCTTCGCGTAGTTCTCCAAATGATTACGGAACTGATCGAGCTTTTGCTTCTCAACAATGTACTTGCGCAGGATCAGCTCTCCTTCGGGAATCTCCTCTGGCATTCTACCGTGTTTATGATGAGATCCATCGCCAGTTCGCAGGCAACGTTTACGGATGACTTCATCACTCACGAATTTACGGTCGTAGATTTGTCCATATTTGGCAAGCAGATCGATAAGGGTCGTGGTCAAATTGTGGGGCATTCCCAATTCAGCTGCACGGTAGTCCCATGGGAAGGAGTGATGGAAGTTGTGCCATCCTTCGCCAGCTGCCATAATGGCTACAGCTCGGGATTCAACTGGAAGCATGTTTCTGGTGGGgggaaattataattaaatttaataaacatttttccAGATATTTATCAATTTTAACTCTGAAGTCTTACTTTAGCTCTGAACAGTCAACATGGAGCAGCTAACTTGTTGCTCCTTGTCCTCTAAACTGAAATCCCAAAGTAAGAACTAGTGCATTTTCAGATACTTACTTATCATATGGCTTATTCCCGAAAATATGGGCAACGCTGTTGACGCACCAGGTGAAGTTCAATTGGACAACAGTTCGGTAGAAGTAAGTTGTGAATAGGGACACGAGGTAGCTTTCATTCCAGAATATAATCGGAATCGAGGTCGGGATGAGAACGGTGAAAATCAAATACATGGTTTTGTAGTATCTGGAAGAAGGGTTGCATAATGGTGAGAATAAATGCGGAAGTTCATGATAGTGTCAAATTATAATACTAACTTTTTTTGGAACATAATCCAGGGATCAGCTTCCATGTCTGACATATCGATTTTCTTTCCGTACTCAATAACCTGTAATTGATAAAAATAAATGGTTAGAAGGACTATGACTATGCTGAGGCAATCTTCTTTAACGTTGCGACTAAAGAGAGTTATGGTTGATTGATTGACATCCCTTTTAGGCTTAGAGGAGTGCCTGGGAAAGTGGGCAttgctctggagaaaactgacGCCATGAATCCGTTGACGGAGTTTTCTCAAAAGGTGAAAAATTGGCATTTCATTGAAGTGCCtggaagtcctcctgcttttcgacaggatacgtatgttgggttctgacaggaaaaatttggtgtgtcgagcagcacttaagctctgccacctgtcattatgggaaacttgttcccagtttttgaaaacagatttagccaatgctactgataccccaattgctggctccggtcccggcataggggagttTGACcctctctttcgctaaagcgtccgagatttcatttccctctatgccgcagtgaccaggtacccagagtagttccaccgtattgaatctagacatagagttcaaacggtttctgcattcctgaacgattttcgaggtgatcaaaggactgctaaatgccctcagtgcagcttgactgtcactgcagattgcgatgcgcctgcccttcaaccgctcgtcaatcacccagtttgccacccttaggatcgcataaacttggttgcatattgtcccaaaggaaaagcccacttctcgtttttattcgagaggtagactctggctccagaaccctcttctgtttttgagccatcggtgtagaagacttccgtatatcccgccacgcattcctctgggtcttcccagtcctctttacgcttcagggtaactacatatcttctaccaaacagatgtatggggacacgagaatcgaaaggcactgtaagaactggattcagtcctcccagtaactcttccaatgctctgtgccccccacatccgttgttttcccatagatctaatcgaattagtctatgagctgctctcaatgcagtgctttgaataagtatatccaggggctgaaaattgagtagtgcattcacagctgcgccggatgtcgtgctcatggcaccagtgatacccagacaaacagttctttgcagtgcgtctagtttacggtgaaaacctttttgtctcaccttaacccaccacactacggatgcatatacgaacatcggcctaatgatggcaacgtatatccacattaccacatgaggcctgagtccccatgccgaggcaaaggtccgtctgcacagcccataagctgtgagagctcgtttcatcttcacCTCTacatgttccaaagaagttttttatctagagtgacccccagatatttcacttcttcggagagttgtagGGTAGTACCCTCATCTCAgagagacaaagtccatccagttttctcctttttgtgaataaaaccattgtggttttatttggattaaccgacaaaccatgtctaaggcacctgctgtctatcaaatcaacgacacgttgtatattcctacacaccgttccaagatcctgatcaacagcaagtacagccacgtcatcagcataagcttgagcgtgtattggcaaattttgcagttcgcatagcagtgagtcgatcagcatactctacagaagcggcgaaagcgcacctccttgggggcagcccttcgtcgcttctgtagtcaggtagcgatcgacccctacctcagcgcacaacaatctttgcgttagcatagcatggatccacttaattaaagcatcatcaacaccatgcgctctggcggcatcacaaagtttttgaaaatgcgcacagtcaaaagccccttcaatgtccacgaacacccccatcgcgtactcaccattcaaagttgcatcctctatctttgtgaccaaagaatgaagagcagactcacaggactttccacgctggtaagcatgttggttttcactaagtgggtgtgacctaagtgcgtttccacaaatgtgacgctccaccagtctctccaaacctttcagcaagaatgaagtcaaactgATCTGTCTGAGGTTCTTTGGAttaaaatagtcatctttcccaggtttcagtatgaaaactaccttaacctgttgccaagaagaaggcacgtagcccagagcaagacatcctcgaaaaatatttcttagagatcgctctaaatgctccataccctcctttagcattgccggatagatgccatccatgtcaggtgctttgaaatgttcaaaggacagtatggcagctctcaccttttcatgggtaacaaccgttttcgcagtgttccagttcctcttgcaacgctcgcgtgttgaaggggttgcaagaaccgtcaactctctccctaccacttctctcacccgttctcccgggtggtgtacttccaggagggtctgtactgagtccagtctggagctcgtgaaagtaccgtcgggttttctaagagaatccaacttggccgactcatcccttttgaggactctgcacagccttgaagtctccctttcgccttccagttcctcacagtacgctctaaaggagtctcatttcgaccacctaacgagcctcttatattcacgttgtgagttccatCTTCCAGcatcaaaggagtccttagtcgcctagggaactgtactttattgccaagaagttcattgaactttgctcaatccgttttcctagggttccgtctttgtactgcagactgttcgcccgcagtAGTCAGATCTAGAATCTAGAATTcaagatatcggtgatctgacagtaagacctcgtctagcactcgccagtgtgtaatcaactctaacaattttggggtacagattgttaggtcaattactttgcttcttctcggtcccaggaACGTAGGGGCGTACCCtatgtttgcagtcataagaccagctgaaatcaaatagcttctctcctcttggattgcatttgctactgccccaacaaatatgttgagcattcgcatcgcaacctattaagagttcgagaccacttgattctgcatacgccaccagatccctaagttcctgcgtcggtggaggatacaaagaatcatagggtaaataagcggaggcaactatgatgtttttcctctcgccatttatttggtattatatgatgaccgtagctaagtcctgggaacaatattggcTCAGCATAgtccgtcttgacatcaggacgcaagctctcggtcttatggatctttcgtcgtagaagatcctagccccccttactgatccaatgccaccgattctgttaaatcgaagccacggttcttgcaccagaaagatataggggaaatcctgcagctttgtcactctcgctgccaacaggtaggagggagctttggcatgctgcaggttga
The window above is part of the Hermetia illucens chromosome 3, iHerIll2.2.curated.20191125, whole genome shotgun sequence genome. Proteins encoded here:
- the LOC119652780 gene encoding acyl-CoA desaturase 1-like, whose amino-acid sequence is MGAEAESLLVNRHRTKLDTDVIIKKNFSDEETDHKKHSSVDYLQERIAIERVPDTDNNGNDDNGNHSNNSTNDTTNKTKVILDKSNLLPADIGTDFNFKRKIVWKNAIGFLFLHLLAVYGLIIQLLGYADFRTILYTTFLIIASGMGVTMGAHRLFTHRSFKAKTWVRVLLLWMHTMAGQNCMYVWVRDHRQHHKYSDTDADPHNASRGFFFSHVGWLMSKKHPLVIEYGKKIDMSDMEADPWIMFQKKYYKTMYLIFTVLIPTSIPIIFWNESYLVSLFTTYFYRTVVQLNFTWCVNSVAHIFGNKPYDKNMLPVESRAVAIMAAGEGWHNFHHSFPWDYRAAELGMPHNLTTTLIDLLAKYGQIYDRKFVSDEVIRKRCLRTGDGSHHKHGRMPEEIPEGELILRKYIVEKQKLDQFRNHLENYAKEDDLNNNNNNNGKDKLQVKQPCADSNNSCNKDLVCKLKDKQALNACSA